One window from the genome of Bacillus tianshenii encodes:
- a CDS encoding PQQ-dependent sugar dehydrogenase, translating into MPRVLFIIGMCMVVLAACGNEQQKEAPNEETFKQTESTTDVEVVAENLRIPWEIVHIDDTFYISERVGSIVSVKDGKMNRKDVKLEKSLSDQPEAGLLGLALPPDFVETKEAFAYYSYRENSDVFQRIVKIKESEEAWVETGVIIDQIPGGQFHQGGRLEIGPDGKLYATTGDATVPESAQDLDSLSGKVLRINLDGSIPNDNPFPESYVFTYGHRNPQGLAWNEDGELYATEHGPSGYDEINLLQPGKNYGWPVIQGDETAPDMESPLIHSGKPSWAPSGMTYQKGNFYFASLRGEALRRFDPQEKKQAVVVDGFGRIRDALATESGVYFITNNTDGRGTPDETDDKLLKLKEAE; encoded by the coding sequence GTGCCGCGAGTTCTTTTTATTATCGGAATGTGTATGGTTGTGTTGGCTGCTTGCGGGAATGAACAACAGAAAGAAGCTCCAAATGAGGAAACATTCAAGCAAACGGAATCAACAACTGATGTTGAAGTTGTCGCAGAAAATTTACGTATTCCGTGGGAAATAGTCCATATCGATGACACGTTTTATATTAGTGAGCGAGTCGGTTCCATTGTGTCTGTAAAAGACGGAAAGATGAACCGAAAGGATGTAAAGCTTGAAAAATCACTATCTGATCAGCCGGAAGCAGGCTTACTTGGCTTAGCTCTGCCGCCTGACTTCGTAGAAACGAAAGAAGCATTTGCTTATTATTCTTACCGTGAGAATAGCGATGTCTTTCAACGGATTGTGAAAATCAAAGAAAGTGAAGAGGCTTGGGTAGAGACAGGTGTGATCATTGATCAGATTCCTGGTGGGCAATTTCACCAAGGAGGTCGTCTTGAAATCGGACCGGATGGGAAGCTGTATGCGACGACAGGAGATGCTACCGTACCGGAATCAGCTCAAGATTTGGATAGCCTTTCTGGAAAAGTATTACGAATTAATCTGGATGGTTCGATTCCGAATGATAATCCGTTCCCAGAATCATATGTCTTTACATATGGTCATCGCAATCCGCAAGGCCTTGCGTGGAATGAAGATGGTGAATTATACGCGACTGAGCATGGCCCAAGTGGATATGACGAAATTAATTTACTGCAGCCAGGTAAAAATTATGGTTGGCCGGTTATCCAAGGTGATGAAACAGCTCCTGATATGGAAAGCCCGCTTATTCATTCAGGTAAACCATCTTGGGCGCCTTCTGGTATGACGTATCAGAAAGGGAATTTTTATTTTGCAAGTCTGCGAGGTGAAGCATTACGTCGCTTCGATCCGCAAGAAAAGAAGCAGGCGGTCGTTGTAGATGGCTTTGGTCGAATTCGTGATGCACTTGCCACGGAATCAGGGGTTTACTTTATAACGAATAATACTGATGGACGCGGTACACCTGATGAAACAGATGATAAGCTCTTGAAGCTAAAGGAAGCAGAGTAG
- a CDS encoding DUF1232 domain-containing protein, producing MIRLFKRIRLIFNIKKFLPFLFEFFVSKKVSLSKKAVSILFIVGYFWLPFDIIPDFLAVLGILDDVTILMLVLQQIIKLAPIELREKHGLLED from the coding sequence ATGATTCGTCTTTTTAAACGAATTCGCTTAATCTTCAATATTAAAAAGTTTCTACCATTTCTATTTGAATTCTTCGTTTCAAAGAAGGTAAGCCTATCGAAAAAAGCAGTATCGATCTTGTTCATTGTCGGGTACTTTTGGCTGCCATTTGATATTATTCCAGACTTCTTAGCAGTCCTTGGTATTCTTGATGATGTGACGATCCTTATGCTCGTTCTGCAGCAAATCATTAAGCTGGCTCCGATAGAATTAAGAGAAAAGCATGGATTATTAGAAGATTAA
- a CDS encoding DUF488 domain-containing protein, with the protein MPQVRVRRIYEEKANADGKRILVDGIWPRGVSKEDAHLDQWMKELAPSSELRKWFGHDQDKFDEFKQKYLDELQEDEKHEKLEELLQMSKEERVTLLYAAKDREHNQAVVLQEWLNNQQ; encoded by the coding sequence ATGCCGCAAGTACGAGTTCGCCGAATTTATGAGGAGAAAGCGAATGCTGATGGGAAACGTATTTTAGTAGATGGGATTTGGCCGCGCGGTGTTTCGAAGGAAGATGCGCACTTAGACCAATGGATGAAAGAGCTCGCCCCAAGCAGTGAATTAAGAAAATGGTTTGGACATGACCAAGATAAGTTTGATGAGTTCAAACAAAAGTATTTAGACGAATTACAAGAAGACGAAAAACATGAAAAGTTAGAGGAACTGCTTCAAATGAGTAAGGAAGAGCGGGTTACATTACTATATGCAGCGAAAGACCGCGAGCATAACCAAGCGGTTGTTTTGCAAGAGTGGTTAAATAATCAGCAATAG
- a CDS encoding tryptophan-rich sensory protein: MKLRLILLFVVIYGLYTISGFLFPVDRDWYDALNKPAWTPSGSTIGIIWGILFACIALAGALVYQKEKFSKQVQTFWAVLSFNYIVNQLFIFFQFEMKDLLLATIDCVLVALSALLLIFLAKKHSRVASFLFVPYFLWASFATVLSYLIYTMNN; the protein is encoded by the coding sequence ATGAAGCTTCGCTTAATTCTTTTATTTGTAGTCATTTACGGGTTGTATACAATTAGCGGCTTTCTGTTTCCAGTCGACCGTGATTGGTATGATGCGCTGAATAAGCCTGCATGGACACCATCTGGAAGCACAATTGGCATCATTTGGGGCATTCTCTTTGCATGTATCGCACTTGCTGGGGCACTTGTCTACCAGAAAGAAAAGTTCAGCAAGCAAGTGCAGACATTTTGGGCCGTTCTTTCTTTCAACTATATCGTTAATCAATTATTCATCTTCTTTCAATTTGAGATGAAAGACTTGCTTCTAGCAACCATTGACTGCGTTCTTGTTGCGCTAAGTGCCCTGCTGTTAATCTTTCTCGCTAAGAAACATTCGAGAGTGGCATCATTCTTATTTGTTCCATATTTTCTTTGGGCGTCTTTTGCAACTGTTCTATCTTATCTAATCTATACGATGAATAATTGA
- a CDS encoding glycoside hydrolase family 32 protein produces MKKQTIILLAISSVLIMAVVLYQLINSKSEEKAKPNQKEEKVQVIPADYNQSSRPQFHYTPRKNWMNDPNGMVYYKGKYHLFYQHNPKGNEFGNMSWGHAVSEDLVHWKEQPVALKPDEHGMIFSGSVVVDKKNASGLFPEEGEGLIAFYTSAGDTQDQRIAYSTDEGKTWKKHEGNPVIPNPGIKDFRDPKVVWHEESKQWVMLLAAGKKIMFYGSKNLVDWNYLSEFGEGKGAQGGVWETPELFHLPVDGNENDKKWILQVDMNPGSVAGGSGGQYFIGEFNGKEFISEQENDEINWVDYGKDFYAAQSFNNKEGNPIWLAWMSNWQYAADLPVQPWKGAMSIPREVSLKDTNGKVQLVQQPVEEMKKLRGELVYETKNKQLNEKMPMSDFNEETYEIVAEFELGDAKEFGFRIHQGKSEETIVGYDNRNQLIFTDRVRSGKTDFHPEFAGVYRAPAPPMEGNTVKLHLYVDRSSVELFANNGQKVMTNRIFPSDKSNGLEIYALEGSVKIKSLQIYKMKSMWKK; encoded by the coding sequence ATGAAGAAGCAAACAATTATTCTACTCGCTATTAGCAGTGTACTGATAATGGCAGTGGTCCTTTATCAGCTTATAAATAGCAAGTCTGAGGAGAAGGCAAAACCTAATCAAAAGGAAGAAAAGGTTCAAGTTATTCCTGCAGATTATAATCAATCATCACGTCCGCAATTTCACTACACACCAAGAAAGAATTGGATGAATGACCCAAATGGTATGGTTTATTACAAAGGTAAATATCATTTGTTTTATCAGCATAATCCAAAGGGCAATGAATTTGGGAATATGAGCTGGGGTCACGCGGTGAGTGAGGATCTCGTGCATTGGAAGGAACAGCCTGTTGCCCTCAAGCCAGACGAGCATGGAATGATTTTTTCCGGAAGTGTCGTCGTTGATAAGAAGAATGCAAGTGGGCTGTTTCCGGAAGAAGGGGAAGGGCTGATTGCGTTTTATACAAGTGCAGGAGATACGCAGGATCAGCGAATTGCTTATAGTACTGATGAAGGGAAGACATGGAAGAAGCATGAAGGCAATCCAGTTATCCCGAATCCAGGTATTAAGGATTTCCGCGATCCAAAAGTTGTATGGCATGAGGAGTCAAAGCAATGGGTCATGCTGCTTGCGGCTGGTAAAAAAATCATGTTCTATGGCTCCAAGAACCTTGTTGATTGGAATTATTTAAGCGAGTTTGGCGAAGGAAAAGGAGCTCAAGGAGGCGTGTGGGAAACACCTGAGCTGTTTCACCTTCCTGTAGATGGGAACGAGAACGATAAGAAGTGGATTCTGCAGGTTGATATGAACCCAGGCAGTGTTGCAGGAGGCTCTGGTGGTCAATATTTCATTGGTGAATTCAATGGTAAAGAATTCATATCTGAACAAGAGAATGACGAAATTAATTGGGTCGATTACGGCAAAGACTTCTATGCTGCCCAATCATTCAATAATAAAGAAGGGAATCCGATTTGGCTCGCATGGATGAGCAATTGGCAATATGCTGCTGATTTACCTGTCCAGCCTTGGAAAGGAGCAATGTCCATTCCGAGGGAGGTTTCCTTGAAAGATACAAATGGGAAGGTACAATTAGTACAGCAGCCTGTTGAAGAAATGAAGAAGCTTCGCGGCGAGCTTGTCTACGAAACGAAGAACAAACAGTTAAATGAAAAAATGCCAATGTCAGACTTCAATGAAGAAACGTATGAAATCGTAGCGGAATTTGAGCTTGGGGATGCGAAGGAGTTTGGCTTTCGTATACACCAAGGAAAGAGTGAGGAAACGATTGTAGGGTATGACAACCGGAATCAATTAATTTTCACTGATCGAGTTCGGTCAGGGAAAACGGATTTTCACCCTGAGTTTGCAGGTGTGTACCGGGCACCTGCCCCGCCAATGGAAGGGAACACAGTGAAGCTTCATTTATATGTTGACCGTTCTTCTGTAGAGCTGTTTGCAAATAACGGCCAGAAGGTGATGACAAATCGAATCTTCCCTTCTGATAAGAGCAATGGACTTGAAATCTATGCATTAGAGGGCAGTGTGAAGATAAAATCACTGCAAATCTATAAAATGAAATCGATGTGGAAGAAATAA
- a CDS encoding DinB family protein, whose product MALSGFSFARGAVLQVLNAAKEEQVDQVPEGFNNSIRWNAGHVIVIAESVLSHSEAYNKVMPEQFREYFGMGTSPADWKYDPPTVEEIEEVSTKQLQSIQELLKEQTELTKPFEIRGTSFTKLNDVLAFLSFHEGMHFTTMKTYLGLTK is encoded by the coding sequence ATGGCTTTATCAGGCTTTTCCTTTGCAAGAGGTGCAGTTCTCCAAGTATTGAATGCAGCTAAAGAAGAACAAGTGGACCAAGTTCCAGAAGGGTTTAACAACTCGATTCGCTGGAATGCCGGGCATGTAATTGTTATCGCAGAAAGTGTGTTATCTCATTCAGAGGCATACAACAAGGTGATGCCAGAACAATTCAGAGAATACTTCGGTATGGGAACTTCCCCTGCTGATTGGAAATATGACCCGCCAACTGTAGAAGAAATTGAAGAAGTTTCGACCAAACAGCTTCAATCCATTCAAGAATTACTAAAAGAACAAACAGAACTTACAAAACCATTTGAAATTCGCGGAACAAGCTTTACGAAGTTAAATGATGTACTAGCTTTCCTTTCCTTCCATGAAGGCATGCACTTTACAACAATGAAAACATACTTAGGGCTTACGAAATAA
- a CDS encoding TetR/AcrR family transcriptional regulator, with product MNLLEKSLDPRIKRTRGYLRKALIELINEKGFEGITVKDLTERAEINRATFYQHYKDKYDLLEQSMDEIIEALVETVLPESFEEIFMNMQSLERLFERLFTYVAEHADFYKVMLGDRGIPAFRNKLLLLIRSNLNKVLASLEMTEDALDIPKDILLYYVSSANLGLLESWLKQDMPYSPTYMARQITRLTTLGPLKAAGIM from the coding sequence GTGAATCTGTTGGAAAAATCCTTAGACCCGAGAATCAAACGAACACGCGGTTATTTAAGAAAGGCTTTGATTGAACTAATAAATGAAAAAGGCTTTGAAGGGATTACAGTGAAGGACCTTACAGAGCGAGCAGAGATTAACCGAGCCACATTTTATCAGCATTACAAGGATAAATATGATTTGCTGGAGCAGAGCATGGATGAAATTATCGAAGCACTTGTCGAAACGGTTTTACCAGAGTCATTTGAAGAAATCTTTATGAATATGCAGTCACTTGAACGATTATTTGAGCGTTTGTTTACGTATGTAGCTGAACACGCAGACTTCTATAAAGTCATGCTCGGAGACAGAGGAATCCCTGCTTTCCGAAATAAGTTGCTGCTGTTAATCCGTTCAAATTTAAACAAAGTTCTAGCATCACTTGAAATGACCGAAGATGCTCTCGACATTCCGAAAGATATTCTTCTGTACTACGTTTCTTCTGCGAATTTGGGATTGTTGGAATCTTGGCTGAAGCAAGACATGCCTTATTCTCCAACATATATGGCGAGGCAAATTACACGATTAACAACACTCGGTCCTCTTAAAGCAGCAGGTATTATGTGA